A genomic window from Acinetobacter lwoffii includes:
- a CDS encoding Tn7-like element transposition protein TnsE: MTKIKNFPENARITFLGSIFKERKNPECYINIGLENYKYSIENQRYILKYARFSNMPLLARNRRFNQTETFTPFNESTITIQIDNFQKWNILINESGQYNFSNIVSDINEKYKDIEIILPQIELARVLFLHNAYLSRSALDQTRLSGEFDIIKGENQTVVNIPTFCNFPPSQYDNVGMRRLLAWILLDTEARTSFESISKKFLSEKFQTKVREYWNFNFVPPSLKGAEITLKVYFSPKKNKYYVNEILAISNLPSEINHTVIFCSPKFTVKNTQESSQGSSRGSKHLQDEDPIIDDKKEANSDKKIAIIDSPKITLALSSPFETKKAVIKRSGKKGSFNNDDITTLPEPDVGTGESTIFGEIGRGEFENCQDESDDLKLFMKRFESFQAMIEEFRSQNNILSKFRFTISKLPAVNRSKLHKTDDGNFRSIAEVQLEFQGKKFSILEIDTSDNYKPLSTLIVKVEDFEAWDQNFPIFKQQIIRRSLRWPTAKSLKDIGIPKGINHPKNKFEISESDKEFADWLKRFTEALKSA, from the coding sequence ATGACAAAAATTAAAAATTTTCCTGAAAATGCTAGAATTACTTTTTTAGGTTCTATTTTTAAAGAAAGAAAAAATCCTGAATGCTATATAAATATTGGATTAGAAAATTATAAATATTCAATAGAAAATCAGAGATATATACTGAAATATGCTCGTTTTTCTAATATGCCATTATTAGCGCGCAACCGACGTTTCAATCAGACTGAAACCTTTACTCCTTTTAATGAATCTACTATCACCATTCAAATTGATAACTTTCAAAAATGGAATATTTTAATTAATGAGTCAGGACAATATAATTTCAGCAATATTGTTAGCGATATTAATGAAAAATATAAAGATATTGAAATTATTTTACCCCAGATAGAACTCGCTAGAGTATTATTCTTGCATAATGCCTATCTATCTCGTAGTGCACTGGATCAAACACGTCTTTCTGGTGAATTTGATATCATAAAGGGAGAGAATCAAACTGTGGTCAATATTCCTACATTCTGTAACTTCCCACCATCCCAATATGATAATGTCGGAATGCGCCGCTTGCTCGCATGGATATTACTCGATACAGAAGCACGAACATCTTTCGAAAGCATCTCCAAAAAATTTTTAAGTGAGAAGTTTCAGACCAAAGTCCGAGAATACTGGAACTTTAATTTTGTCCCACCCTCATTAAAAGGTGCTGAAATCACATTAAAAGTATATTTTAGTCCGAAGAAAAACAAATATTATGTAAATGAAATTCTAGCAATATCAAACTTACCCAGTGAAATTAATCATACTGTCATTTTCTGCAGTCCTAAATTTACGGTAAAAAATACTCAGGAAAGCTCTCAGGGCTCTTCCAGAGGTAGTAAGCATCTCCAAGATGAAGATCCTATAATTGATGATAAAAAAGAAGCAAATAGTGATAAAAAAATAGCAATTATTGATTCACCTAAAATCACACTAGCACTCTCATCTCCTTTTGAAACGAAAAAAGCAGTAATTAAACGTTCTGGTAAAAAGGGCAGCTTTAATAACGATGATATAACTACCTTACCTGAACCTGACGTCGGTACAGGGGAATCCACTATTTTTGGAGAAATTGGCCGGGGGGAATTTGAAAATTGTCAAGATGAGAGTGATGACCTTAAACTATTTATGAAAAGATTTGAATCATTTCAAGCTATGATTGAGGAATTCAGATCACAGAATAATATTCTATCAAAATTTAGATTTACCATTTCTAAGCTTCCCGCTGTCAATCGATCCAAGCTACATAAGACCGATGATGGCAACTTTCGAAGTATTGCGGAAGTACAGCTAGAATTTCAAGGTAAAAAATTTTCCATTCTAGAAATTGATACTAGCGACAATTACAAACCACTTTCAACATTAATTGTTAAAGTCGAAGATTTTGAAGCCTGGGATCAAAATTTTCCAATTTTTAAACAACAGATTATTAGACGTTCTTTGCGTTGGCCCACGGCAAAATCCTTAAAAGATATTGGCATTCCCAAAGGCATTAACCATCCAAAAAACAAATTTGAGATAAGTGAGTCTGATAAAGAGTTTGCAGATTGGTTAAAGCGGTTTACAGAAGCCTTAAAATCTGCTTAA
- a CDS encoding capsule assembly Wzi family protein — MKYQSIRVLSFAILSALALPVAAQGIVLNNEDLRTDLNWLNQQGVIQISTSTWPLSGDEIQRALSNAKIDNQVQQQVLDSVQAALSAENTTAKVSLYAESDPQNLPQKFADEQKSQYQATFEINAGGKQWDARLRVNAEKDPIIDHGQDVNVEGSYLAGNLWNQWLIAGQIPTYWGPGHEGSLIRGDASRPVYGLTMQRAEQQAFETKWLSWIGPWQYQAFAGQLDDYHAIPDAKLLGFRLTAQPLPYLELGASRILQWGGEGRSESFDSLWNAIKGNDNFDDGALDKSNQIAGLDARLNLHQWLDTPVSIYGEFVGEDEAGLLPAKKMYLAGLDYSSQVKNMPFQLYTEWADTRTNREVRGISYSHYIYTDGYYQHGFPLAHAMGGDGQMYSMGGDIRIDAMNRLNGRVLWAKVNQAALEINRAFPQKDEVKALDLTWTHYIRPNIPLKLSGWVSDSDVHGGDSGVSLGIDIPLDRSLFY, encoded by the coding sequence ATGAAATATCAAAGTATTAGGGTTTTGTCATTTGCCATTTTATCTGCTTTAGCACTGCCTGTAGCAGCTCAAGGGATTGTCTTAAATAATGAAGATTTACGCACGGATTTAAATTGGTTAAACCAACAAGGCGTGATTCAAATTAGTACTTCAACATGGCCTTTGAGTGGCGATGAAATACAACGTGCTTTGTCTAATGCCAAGATTGATAATCAAGTTCAGCAGCAAGTTTTGGACTCCGTGCAAGCTGCTTTAAGTGCGGAAAATACAACGGCCAAAGTCAGTTTATATGCTGAATCTGATCCTCAAAATCTACCTCAAAAGTTTGCTGATGAGCAAAAATCGCAATATCAAGCGACGTTTGAAATAAATGCAGGTGGAAAGCAGTGGGATGCAAGACTGCGAGTCAATGCTGAAAAAGATCCAATTATTGATCATGGGCAAGATGTAAATGTAGAAGGCTCATATCTTGCGGGAAACTTGTGGAATCAATGGTTGATTGCTGGTCAAATCCCTACCTATTGGGGTCCTGGACATGAGGGTAGCTTAATTCGTGGTGATGCAAGCCGTCCAGTCTATGGATTGACCATGCAGCGTGCTGAACAACAAGCATTTGAAACAAAGTGGCTGTCTTGGATCGGGCCTTGGCAATACCAAGCTTTTGCGGGACAATTGGATGATTACCATGCAATTCCAGATGCCAAACTATTAGGATTTCGTTTAACTGCACAGCCATTGCCGTACTTGGAGCTAGGTGCTTCTCGAATTCTTCAATGGGGAGGTGAAGGGCGGTCAGAAAGTTTTGATTCATTATGGAATGCGATTAAAGGTAATGACAACTTTGATGATGGTGCTCTAGATAAGTCTAATCAAATCGCAGGTCTGGATGCACGTTTAAATTTACACCAGTGGTTAGATACCCCAGTCAGTATTTATGGAGAATTTGTTGGGGAAGATGAGGCTGGTCTATTGCCTGCGAAAAAAATGTATTTGGCAGGGCTAGACTATTCCTCACAAGTGAAAAATATGCCGTTCCAGCTTTATACTGAATGGGCGGATACACGTACCAATCGAGAAGTTCGGGGTATTTCTTATAGCCACTATATTTATACCGATGGTTATTACCAACATGGTTTTCCTTTAGCGCATGCTATGGGGGGAGATGGTCAAATGTACAGTATGGGCGGAGATATTCGCATTGATGCTATGAATCGTCTAAATGGTCGAGTCTTATGGGCAAAAGTAAATCAAGCTGCGCTAGAAATTAATCGTGCATTTCCACAAAAAGATGAAGTGAAAGCTTTAGATTTAACATGGACACATTATATCCGCCCAAATATACCCCTTAAATTGAGTGGATGGGTCAGTGATTCTGATGTACATGGTGGTGATAGTGGAGTGTCTTTAGGTATTGATATACCTTTAGATCGTTCATTATTTTACTAA
- a CDS encoding phosphohexomutase domain-containing protein, with the protein MTQLTCFKAYDIRGKLGTELNEEIAYKIGRAYGQIYQPKKIVVGSDIRLSSEDLKQATIKGLNDAGVDVLDLGITGTEEVYFGAFHLDVQGGIEITASHNPIDYNGMKLVRENARPIGADSGLKEIRLLAESGNFNEVIAKGKTEKYNILPEYIDHLMSYIDPAKIRPLKLVMNAGNGAAGHVVDAIEAKFKQLNLPVELIKIHNEADGNFPNGIPNPILVENRNSTREAVIQHGADMGIAWDGDFDRCFLFDEKGQFIEGYYIVGLLAQAFLLKQSGEKIVHDPRLVWNTFDVIEQYQGEAIQSKSGHSYIKEKMREHNAVYGGEMSAHHYFRDFAYCDSGMIPWLLAISVLSETQQTLSSLVEGMIEKFPCSGEINFKVADTQATIQKIFAHFSDQNPAIDEKDGISLNFGAWRFNVRASNTEPLLRLNIESRKDQNPKTMQDYVDELTRLIQG; encoded by the coding sequence ATGACACAACTTACTTGTTTTAAAGCATATGACATCCGCGGCAAACTCGGTACAGAACTCAATGAAGAAATTGCTTATAAAATCGGTCGTGCTTATGGGCAAATTTATCAACCAAAGAAGATTGTGGTGGGCAGCGACATCCGTCTCAGCAGTGAAGATTTAAAACAAGCCACTATCAAAGGTCTCAATGATGCGGGTGTTGATGTATTAGATTTAGGTATAACGGGGACTGAAGAAGTCTATTTCGGTGCCTTTCATCTAGATGTTCAAGGTGGGATCGAAATCACGGCAAGCCACAACCCGATAGACTATAACGGCATGAAATTGGTCCGCGAAAATGCACGTCCGATTGGAGCGGATTCAGGTTTAAAAGAAATTCGTTTATTGGCTGAATCAGGCAACTTTAATGAAGTTATCGCTAAAGGCAAAACTGAAAAATACAATATTCTGCCTGAATATATTGATCATTTAATGTCGTATATTGATCCTGCAAAAATTCGCCCACTCAAATTAGTCATGAATGCGGGCAATGGCGCTGCTGGTCATGTGGTTGATGCCATTGAAGCAAAGTTCAAACAACTTAACCTTCCAGTAGAATTGATTAAAATTCACAATGAAGCGGATGGTAACTTCCCAAATGGTATTCCGAATCCAATTCTGGTTGAGAACCGTAATAGCACCCGTGAGGCGGTCATTCAGCATGGTGCGGATATGGGTATCGCTTGGGATGGTGACTTTGACCGCTGCTTCTTATTTGATGAAAAAGGCCAATTTATTGAAGGTTATTACATCGTCGGTCTATTGGCGCAAGCATTCTTACTGAAACAATCTGGTGAGAAAATTGTGCATGACCCTCGTCTTGTTTGGAACACCTTTGATGTCATTGAACAGTACCAAGGTGAAGCTATTCAATCAAAATCAGGACATTCATACATCAAAGAAAAAATGCGTGAGCATAATGCTGTCTATGGTGGCGAGATGAGTGCGCATCATTATTTCCGTGATTTTGCTTACTGTGATAGCGGTATGATTCCATGGTTATTGGCAATTTCCGTGCTCTCAGAAACCCAGCAAACCCTGTCTTCACTGGTTGAAGGCATGATTGAAAAGTTCCCTTGCTCGGGTGAGATCAATTTTAAAGTTGCAGATACTCAAGCCACCATTCAAAAGATTTTTGCTCACTTTTCCGATCAAAATCCTGCGATTGATGAAAAAGATGGTATCAGCCTAAATTTTGGTGCATGGCGCTTCAATGTTCGAGCATCGAATACAGAGCCATTATTGCGCTTAAATATTGAGAGTCGAAAAGATCAAAATCCAAAAACAATGCAAGACTATGTGGATGAATTGACTCGACTGATTCAAGGTTAA